From Denitrovibrio acetiphilus DSM 12809, the proteins below share one genomic window:
- a CDS encoding NRDE family protein, whose translation MCLILFAYNTHPEYKLILAANRDEFYKRPTRQAHWHGTNPGILSGIDKYAGGTWMGISENGRLAALTNYRNPADMQPHRASRGKLVYDFLKSSLNATSYSGVLTETAKQYNGYNLIFGDVDNLCYYSNKIGDVLELNTGIYGLSNHLLDTPWSKVTNGKTKLRSVINREFFTEDLLSMMHDETIAPDDQLPSTGISSEKEKMLSPMFIKSAEYGTRCTSVILVDRAGAVTFTERSFNSENTSDVSFRFRL comes from the coding sequence ATGTGTCTAATCTTATTCGCCTACAATACGCATCCAGAATATAAGCTCATACTCGCCGCCAACAGGGACGAATTTTATAAGCGTCCAACCAGGCAGGCGCATTGGCACGGCACAAACCCGGGCATACTCTCAGGTATTGACAAATACGCAGGGGGAACATGGATGGGCATCAGCGAAAATGGGAGACTGGCTGCTCTGACAAATTACCGCAACCCTGCCGACATGCAGCCGCACCGAGCATCACGGGGCAAGCTTGTTTACGACTTCCTCAAAAGCAGCCTGAACGCCACTAGCTACAGCGGTGTACTCACAGAAACAGCAAAACAGTATAACGGATATAACCTGATATTTGGCGATGTGGATAATCTCTGCTACTATTCAAATAAAATCGGCGATGTACTGGAACTGAATACCGGAATATACGGACTCAGTAATCACCTGCTGGATACTCCCTGGTCAAAAGTAACGAATGGAAAGACAAAACTCCGCTCTGTCATAAATCGTGAGTTCTTCACAGAAGACCTGCTCAGCATGATGCATGACGAAACCATAGCTCCGGACGATCAGCTCCCAAGCACAGGTATTAGCAGTGAAAAAGAGAAAATGCTTTCCCCGATGTTCATAAAAAGCGCAGAATACGGCACCAGATGCACCTCAGTGATCCTTGTGGACAGAGCCGGAGCGGTAACTTTCACTGAACGGTCTTTCAATTCTGAAAACACTTCAGACGTTTCTTTCAGGTTCAGGCTCTAA
- the speB gene encoding agmatinase translates to MNEILNFHGDDVTPSAPEEAYFHVIPVPYEQTVSFGVGTAEGPEAILKTSAQLETFDSKSIPAELGIYTAPPVDCTGAIKDTLLNITSAVNSTLQMDKTPVVLGGEHTVTYGVIEALYKKYGKDFCVVQFDAHADLRDSYDGTKFSHACVMKRIFDLDIPFYQLGTRSYSIEEHNLRLRHNIHFMDAEELCSGGDETFVLPPYFPKNIFITFDIDALDAAIMPATGTPVPGGLGWYQSLKLIEKALSGRKCIGFDVVEFSPIEGFHGYDFTAAQLVYNIMGIIHRS, encoded by the coding sequence ATGAACGAAATTTTAAACTTTCACGGTGACGATGTAACACCTTCTGCTCCAGAGGAAGCATACTTTCACGTAATCCCTGTACCCTACGAACAAACTGTATCTTTTGGCGTGGGTACTGCTGAAGGACCGGAGGCAATCCTTAAAACTTCGGCACAGCTCGAAACATTCGACAGCAAATCAATACCTGCCGAGCTGGGGATATATACCGCTCCCCCTGTTGACTGCACAGGAGCAATAAAAGATACTCTGCTGAACATAACATCCGCTGTAAACAGTACGCTGCAAATGGACAAAACACCAGTGGTTCTGGGCGGAGAGCACACCGTAACATATGGAGTGATTGAAGCATTATATAAGAAGTACGGAAAAGATTTCTGCGTGGTACAGTTCGATGCACATGCTGACCTCCGGGACTCATATGATGGCACAAAATTCAGCCACGCATGCGTGATGAAGCGCATATTTGATCTGGATATCCCTTTTTATCAGCTGGGCACAAGGAGCTACAGCATAGAGGAACACAACCTCCGTCTGCGCCACAACATACACTTTATGGATGCGGAAGAGCTCTGCTCCGGCGGTGACGAAACATTCGTACTCCCGCCGTATTTTCCGAAAAATATATTCATAACATTCGACATAGATGCACTCGATGCTGCTATAATGCCGGCAACTGGAACCCCTGTTCCCGGAGGACTGGGCTGGTATCAATCGCTGAAACTCATAGAAAAAGCACTGAGCGGACGAAAATGCATAGGATTTGACGTTGTGGAATTCTCCCCTATAGAAGGATTTCACGGGTATGACTTCACTGCGGCACAGCTTGTCTACAACATCATGGGTATTATCCACAGATCCTAA
- the ade gene encoding adenine deaminase — MQISGNIVDVKNKETYSGTITFDNGIITEITKERRRYKNYILPPFIDSHVHVESSMLVPTEFARLASVHGTGASVSDPHEICNVLGADGVRFMVENGEETPFRFYFGAPSCVPATPFETAGGEITVGDIRELFKDDRIKYLSEMMNVPGVLGDSETIKEKIKAALDAGRVVDGHAPMLSGADLVRYIAAGITTDHEAVSYAEGEEKISHGMKIQVREGSAAKNFAELSPLMWKYSKMCMLCSDDIHPDDLVEGHINLLVKKAISLGVDPMNVLTSACLTPVEHYGLDCGLLRVGDSADMILVDSLDENMNVLETYIKGTLCAKDGKPLLNSVQTEPVNRFDASAKQASDFASDEKSMADVITVTDGRLITGRIRAVPADNDDILKITVVNRYKDKAPAVGYIKNFGLQRGAIASSVAHDSHNIICVGCDDKSIAEAVNIIISNKGGLAVVDGADRMELPLPVAGLMTDTDGYETAETYRKLDSKVKDMGTKLRAPFMTLSFMALLVIPALKISDKGVFDVERFSFL, encoded by the coding sequence ATGCAGATATCTGGAAATATAGTAGACGTAAAAAACAAAGAGACGTACTCAGGTACGATAACATTTGATAATGGAATAATAACTGAGATAACAAAGGAGAGGAGACGTTATAAGAACTACATACTTCCCCCCTTTATCGATTCTCATGTTCATGTGGAAAGCTCTATGCTTGTGCCAACAGAGTTTGCCAGACTTGCTTCTGTTCATGGTACAGGGGCTTCTGTGTCTGACCCCCACGAGATATGTAATGTGCTGGGAGCCGACGGTGTAAGGTTTATGGTAGAAAACGGAGAGGAGACACCTTTCAGGTTTTATTTCGGTGCGCCGTCATGTGTTCCTGCCACCCCTTTTGAAACAGCAGGGGGGGAGATTACTGTTGGGGATATACGGGAGCTCTTCAAGGACGACCGTATTAAATATCTCAGCGAGATGATGAATGTACCCGGTGTGCTTGGGGATTCAGAAACTATAAAAGAGAAGATAAAAGCCGCACTGGATGCAGGACGTGTGGTAGACGGACATGCGCCTATGCTTTCAGGTGCCGATCTTGTCCGGTACATCGCAGCAGGCATTACAACCGACCATGAAGCTGTTTCATATGCCGAAGGGGAAGAGAAGATATCCCACGGTATGAAGATACAGGTACGTGAGGGTTCCGCTGCAAAAAACTTTGCGGAGCTTTCGCCCCTTATGTGGAAATATTCAAAGATGTGTATGCTTTGCAGTGACGACATTCACCCTGATGATCTTGTGGAAGGGCATATTAACCTGCTGGTGAAGAAAGCTATATCTCTGGGTGTTGACCCTATGAATGTCCTCACATCTGCCTGTCTTACCCCTGTGGAGCATTACGGGCTGGATTGCGGACTTCTGAGAGTTGGTGACAGCGCCGATATGATATTAGTGGACAGTCTTGACGAAAATATGAATGTTCTTGAAACATATATAAAAGGAACGCTCTGTGCGAAGGACGGAAAACCCCTGCTGAACTCTGTACAGACAGAACCAGTTAACAGATTTGACGCATCCGCAAAGCAGGCTTCTGACTTCGCTTCCGACGAAAAGTCGATGGCGGATGTGATAACTGTTACAGACGGCAGACTCATTACCGGGCGGATAAGAGCTGTTCCGGCAGATAATGATGATATTCTCAAAATAACGGTTGTTAACAGATATAAAGATAAAGCTCCGGCAGTTGGGTATATAAAGAATTTCGGGCTTCAAAGAGGAGCGATAGCTTCCAGTGTTGCCCACGATTCTCACAACATTATTTGTGTTGGTTGTGACGATAAAAGTATAGCAGAAGCTGTTAATATTATAATCAGCAATAAGGGCGGTCTTGCCGTTGTTGACGGGGCTGACCGTATGGAGCTTCCGCTCCCTGTTGCAGGTCTGATGACAGACACCGACGGATATGAAACAGCAGAGACCTACAGAAAGCTCGACAGCAAAGTAAAAGATATGGGGACAAAGCTCAGGGCTCCTTTTATGACTCTCTCATTTATGGCTCTTCTGGTTATCCCTGCTCTTAAGATAAGTGACAAAGGGGTGTTTGACGTAGAAAGATTTTCGTTTCTGTGA
- a CDS encoding saccharopine dehydrogenase family protein, with product MAKVLIIGAGGVGNVVAKKCAQNSDVFTEIVLASRTKSKCDDIAGEVKKLYGINIKTAGVDADNVPELAALLKAEKPFMVINVALPYQDLTIMDACLEAEVHYLDTANYEPKDEAHFEYSWQWAYQDKFREKGLMAVLGCGFDPGVTNIFCAYAQKHFYDSIKTIDILDCNAGDHGHPFATNFNPEINIREVTQVVRHWEKGKWVETPPILNEDCVHFPFDYPEAGVKESYLLYHEEMESLVNNIKGLERIRFWMTFSENYINHLKVLDNIGMTRIDEVQFEGQKIIPLQFLKALLPDPGTLGTNYTGKAVIGCVFNGEKAGENLRKYIYNVCDHAECYEEVQAQAVSYTTGVPAMIGAMMMVKGIWKGEGVYNVEQLDPDKFMDELNRCGLPWQVVDFEGELPA from the coding sequence ATGGCAAAAGTTCTTATCATAGGCGCCGGAGGCGTTGGTAATGTAGTGGCAAAGAAATGTGCTCAGAACAGTGACGTATTCACTGAGATAGTTCTTGCCAGCCGAACCAAAAGCAAATGTGACGACATAGCCGGTGAAGTTAAAAAACTCTACGGCATAAATATTAAAACCGCAGGCGTTGATGCTGACAATGTCCCTGAGCTTGCCGCACTTCTTAAGGCAGAAAAGCCTTTCATGGTTATAAACGTCGCTCTCCCATATCAGGATCTAACCATCATGGATGCATGTCTTGAGGCTGAGGTTCATTACCTTGACACCGCAAACTACGAACCAAAAGACGAAGCACATTTCGAATACAGCTGGCAGTGGGCTTATCAGGATAAATTCAGAGAGAAAGGGCTCATGGCTGTTCTCGGATGCGGTTTTGACCCGGGTGTCACAAACATATTCTGCGCTTATGCCCAGAAGCATTTTTACGACAGCATAAAAACCATAGACATACTAGACTGTAACGCCGGCGACCACGGTCACCCGTTCGCTACGAACTTCAACCCTGAGATTAATATCCGTGAAGTAACGCAGGTCGTGCGTCACTGGGAAAAAGGTAAATGGGTGGAAACCCCGCCGATACTGAACGAAGACTGTGTTCATTTCCCTTTTGACTACCCCGAGGCAGGCGTAAAAGAGAGTTATCTGCTCTATCACGAAGAGATGGAGTCGCTTGTTAATAACATAAAAGGGCTTGAAAGAATAAGGTTCTGGATGACATTTTCCGAAAACTACATCAACCACCTGAAAGTGCTTGATAACATAGGCATGACCCGCATAGACGAGGTTCAGTTCGAAGGGCAGAAGATAATCCCCCTTCAGTTCCTGAAGGCTCTGCTCCCCGATCCCGGCACACTGGGCACAAACTATACCGGCAAGGCTGTGATAGGCTGTGTCTTCAACGGGGAAAAAGCGGGTGAAAACCTACGCAAATATATTTATAACGTATGCGACCATGCAGAATGTTACGAAGAAGTTCAGGCGCAGGCTGTATCCTACACCACCGGTGTCCCCGCAATGATAGGCGCAATGATGATGGTGAAAGGGATATGGAAGGGCGAGGGCGTTTATAACGTTGAACAGCTCGACCCCGACAAATTCATGGACGAACTAAACAGATGCGGTCTGCCGTGGCAGGTTGTTGACTTCGAAGGGGAGCTTCCCGCTTGA
- a CDS encoding NCS2 family permease, with product MNSLLRFFKVNDRGSSLSTEFLGGTTTFMTIAYIVFVQPVVLSAAGMDFGAVFTATCLSSAFASILMGISANYPLALGPAMGHNFYFAFAVVLGMQIPWEKALAVICIAGILFFILSLTNIRKVILDAIPQSLNAGITVGIGLMIALIGFEWSGIIVPAPGTYVGIGDLTAPPVALAIFGLLVTSAFVVRKKAGAILYGIILTTLVGLAFGMIHYNGIVGAPPSMAPTFLEADFSGMFSVDIIVVIAIFLFLNIFDTMGTLIGLGPELGIVKPDGKVDINRNAFLADSSGTVVGALLGTSTLTNYVESSAGMSAGAKTGLAAVVTGLFFLITPFFSPIVKMVGGGMPVGDDIMLYPVTAPALIIIGVMMMKSAKDVLWTDPAEAIPAFLTMMVMQLTVSMTDGIAFGFISYSVLSVFSGKFLKTSPAIHICSLLLLVRYIWFAG from the coding sequence ATGAATTCATTATTACGTTTTTTTAAGGTGAACGACCGGGGTTCATCTTTGTCTACCGAGTTTCTCGGTGGAACAACTACCTTCATGACTATTGCCTATATTGTTTTTGTGCAGCCTGTTGTGCTTTCTGCTGCCGGGATGGATTTTGGCGCAGTTTTCACCGCAACATGCCTCAGCTCGGCTTTTGCGTCTATACTCATGGGGATTTCAGCTAATTATCCGTTAGCTCTTGGCCCTGCCATGGGGCACAACTTCTATTTTGCATTTGCAGTAGTTCTCGGTATGCAGATCCCTTGGGAGAAAGCTCTGGCGGTTATTTGTATCGCAGGCATACTTTTCTTTATTCTCTCCCTTACTAACATCCGTAAGGTGATTCTCGATGCGATCCCTCAGTCACTGAATGCGGGGATAACAGTAGGGATAGGGCTTATGATAGCCCTGATAGGCTTTGAGTGGTCAGGGATAATAGTTCCCGCTCCGGGCACATATGTAGGTATCGGAGACCTTACTGCTCCGCCTGTTGCTCTTGCTATATTCGGACTGCTCGTGACAAGCGCTTTTGTCGTGAGGAAGAAGGCGGGTGCAATACTCTACGGAATTATACTGACGACCCTTGTGGGGCTTGCTTTCGGCATGATCCACTATAATGGCATTGTCGGTGCTCCTCCTTCTATGGCGCCCACGTTTTTAGAGGCTGATTTCTCAGGGATGTTTTCCGTGGACATCATCGTAGTTATCGCAATATTTCTGTTTCTGAATATATTCGACACTATGGGGACACTGATAGGTCTGGGGCCTGAGCTTGGGATTGTAAAGCCTGACGGGAAGGTAGATATAAACAGAAACGCTTTTCTTGCTGATTCGAGCGGTACCGTAGTCGGTGCTCTTCTGGGTACATCCACCCTTACAAACTATGTGGAAAGCTCCGCAGGTATGAGTGCAGGAGCGAAGACAGGTCTTGCTGCTGTGGTTACAGGTCTGTTTTTCCTTATCACTCCTTTCTTCAGCCCAATTGTTAAGATGGTGGGCGGGGGGATGCCCGTCGGCGATGATATTATGCTGTACCCTGTGACAGCTCCGGCACTGATCATTATCGGTGTGATGATGATGAAATCGGCCAAGGACGTTTTGTGGACAGACCCGGCAGAGGCTATCCCGGCGTTTTTGACTATGATGGTGATGCAGCTCACCGTAAGCATGACAGACGGTATTGCTTTTGGATTTATCTCCTATAGCGTGCTGTCGGTATTTAGTGGAAAATTTCTGAAGACCAGTCCGGCGATACATATTTGTTCGCTGCTCCTTCTGGTCAGATATATATGGTTCGCAGGATAA
- a CDS encoding IMPACT family protein, translated as MFTVLTPAHISIEIKKSQFIAHILPYHAFDEYMKKLRSEHPKGRHFVWAVRYLNELGQIVENCSDDGEPKNTSGKPTLKVLQGHGIINAAIITVRYFGGVKLGTGGLVRAYNDAGQEAVLKSDLVSTDSLNVLTVSIPYDMTRQAEYHIDRLGLKVLSKDFDGEGATLTVQGESRKLKELADSVK; from the coding sequence ATGTTTACTGTACTAACTCCTGCACACATCTCAATTGAAATAAAGAAATCACAGTTCATAGCCCATATTCTCCCCTATCATGCCTTTGATGAATATATGAAAAAGCTGAGATCCGAACACCCGAAGGGGAGGCATTTTGTATGGGCGGTTCGTTATCTCAACGAGCTGGGACAGATTGTTGAAAACTGTTCTGACGACGGCGAACCTAAAAACACCAGCGGCAAACCGACTCTGAAAGTTTTACAGGGGCATGGGATAATCAATGCCGCAATCATAACCGTACGCTACTTCGGCGGAGTAAAGCTCGGCACAGGCGGGCTGGTTCGTGCATATAATGATGCGGGGCAGGAAGCCGTGCTGAAATCTGATCTCGTTAGCACAGACAGCCTGAACGTCCTCACCGTAAGCATCCCGTATGACATGACCAGACAGGCGGAATATCACATAGACAGGCTCGGTCTTAAAGTTCTGTCAAAAGACTTCGACGGAGAGGGAGCGACACTGACGGTGCAAGGGGAAAGCAGAAAGCTGAAAGAGCTCGCAGATTCGGTAAAATAG
- the speA gene encoding biosynthetic arginine decarboxylase, producing MWRDPEKTKNWTVKNAAEHYGIGKWGADYFSVSKNGDIVVTPLGKDKGPQISLHEIASEIEDRGLSMPVILRVENILGSQIKLLHETFRNVIKETGYTGEFKGVFPIKVNQQEQVIETITKYGKKYNHGLEAGSKPELIAAISMLDNRDAYLICNGYKDEEFIDLGLHAVKMGFNCYFVVEVPGEINVILERAKKMGVKPLLGLRTKLTTQAEGQWSESGGDNSVFGLTISQMIDVIDKLKEENMLDCLHLLHYHIGSQIANIRDIRAGAMEACRVYEEMVKEGANMKIIDFGGGLAVDYDGSNTNYHSSRNYSTEEYCYDIVESIITVLDKNNIPHPTIITESGRATVAYYSVLLFNILDVSSFTPHPLPEKLPETTNDLLENLMATYDMVAPKTIQECCNDVLFYRNQSRQLFKHGQISLREKALAENIVRHILIKISKLATTLKHVPKDVHYIDKLLFDIYYGNFSLFQSLPDVWAINQIFPVVPIHRLNEAPTQPAIISDITCDCDGKIDNFPDIEHDKSLLMLHELKEDEEYYLGVFLVGAYQETLGDLHNLFGDTHVVSVYVNDDGTYQVSQELEGDSVSDVLSYVEYDIKAMKNRLKQLAEDSITNGFITAKERKKILDSFEEGLRGYTYYEKE from the coding sequence ATGTGGAGAGATCCCGAAAAAACAAAAAACTGGACAGTGAAAAATGCTGCGGAACATTACGGTATAGGTAAATGGGGCGCAGATTATTTCTCTGTGAGCAAAAACGGTGACATAGTAGTCACCCCACTTGGGAAAGATAAGGGACCTCAGATAAGCCTGCACGAAATAGCAAGCGAGATAGAGGACAGAGGTCTTTCGATGCCGGTTATACTTCGTGTTGAGAATATACTCGGTTCCCAGATAAAGCTGCTCCATGAAACATTCAGAAATGTTATAAAAGAAACCGGCTACACCGGAGAATTCAAAGGCGTCTTCCCCATAAAGGTCAACCAGCAGGAACAGGTTATTGAAACCATCACAAAATACGGCAAAAAGTACAATCACGGTCTCGAGGCAGGAAGCAAGCCTGAGCTGATCGCCGCCATATCTATGCTGGACAACAGGGATGCATATCTTATATGTAATGGCTATAAAGACGAGGAATTCATTGATCTCGGTCTTCATGCGGTAAAGATGGGCTTTAACTGTTATTTCGTTGTTGAGGTTCCGGGGGAAATAAATGTCATCCTCGAAAGAGCCAAAAAGATGGGTGTCAAACCTCTTCTGGGACTACGCACAAAGCTCACAACACAGGCAGAAGGTCAGTGGTCTGAATCCGGCGGTGACAACAGTGTTTTCGGGCTGACCATAAGCCAGATGATCGATGTAATAGACAAGCTGAAAGAAGAGAACATGCTCGACTGCCTTCATCTGCTTCACTACCACATAGGTTCTCAGATAGCTAACATCCGTGACATTCGTGCCGGAGCAATGGAAGCCTGCCGTGTTTATGAGGAGATGGTGAAAGAGGGTGCAAACATGAAGATCATAGACTTCGGCGGCGGTCTTGCTGTGGACTATGACGGCTCTAACACTAACTATCACTCCAGCCGTAACTATTCCACAGAGGAATACTGCTACGACATCGTAGAGTCTATAATAACAGTGCTGGACAAAAACAACATACCCCACCCGACCATAATAACCGAATCAGGGCGTGCCACGGTTGCTTACTATTCTGTGCTGCTGTTTAACATACTGGATGTATCATCCTTTACCCCGCATCCACTGCCGGAAAAACTGCCGGAAACAACAAACGACCTGCTTGAAAACCTTATGGCAACCTACGACATGGTAGCCCCAAAGACAATACAGGAGTGCTGTAACGACGTACTCTTTTACCGCAACCAGTCCAGACAGCTCTTTAAGCACGGACAGATATCCCTGCGTGAAAAGGCGCTTGCTGAAAATATCGTCCGACATATCCTTATAAAAATATCTAAGCTGGCAACGACACTTAAGCATGTGCCAAAGGATGTCCACTACATCGACAAGCTTCTTTTCGATATATATTACGGAAACTTCAGCCTGTTTCAGTCTTTACCGGACGTATGGGCTATAAACCAGATTTTCCCTGTGGTTCCGATACACAGGCTGAACGAGGCTCCCACACAGCCCGCTATCATATCAGACATAACATGCGACTGTGACGGCAAGATTGACAACTTCCCAGACATTGAACATGACAAAAGCCTTCTTATGCTCCACGAGCTGAAAGAGGACGAGGAATATTACCTCGGAGTATTTCTGGTGGGGGCATATCAGGAAACCCTCGGAGACCTCCATAACCTCTTTGGCGACACACATGTTGTGTCCGTATATGTTAACGACGACGGGACATATCAGGTGTCTCAGGAGCTCGAAGGGGACAGCGTATCTGATGTTCTGTCCTATGTTGAATACGATATCAAGGCGATGAAAAACCGCCTTAAGCAACTGGCAGAAGACTCTATAACAAACGGTTTCATAACAGCGAAAGAACGTAAAAAGATCCTCGACAGTTTCGAAGAAGGGCTCAGAGGATACACATATTACGAAAAAGAGTAG
- a CDS encoding YbaN family protein has protein sequence MTQHVKKLIAGGLGLLFLILGLVGILLPVLPTTPFLLLASFFFMRSSDRMHKWLLNHKLFGPTIRSYMNHRALKKSTKVKALSTLWLSLSISIYIVEIIYIDILLIVVGLCVSWYLLSLKTLAEEA, from the coding sequence ATGACTCAACACGTTAAAAAGCTTATAGCCGGCGGTCTGGGGCTTCTTTTTCTGATACTGGGGCTTGTGGGAATACTGCTCCCTGTACTGCCTACAACACCTTTTTTGCTTCTAGCCTCATTTTTCTTTATGAGAAGCTCCGACAGAATGCATAAGTGGCTGCTCAACCATAAACTTTTCGGGCCTACTATAAGAAGCTACATGAACCATAGGGCGCTTAAAAAGAGTACAAAGGTTAAAGCACTGTCAACCCTCTGGCTGTCTCTTTCCATTTCAATTTACATAGTTGAAATCATATACATAGACATACTTCTTATTGTCGTCGGTTTGTGTGTCAGCTGGTATCTCCTCTCTCTTAAAACCTTAGCTGAGGAAGCATAA
- the nspC gene encoding carboxynorspermidine decarboxylase encodes MRDKKALADFPKEITGRVKTPCYLISRDVIKCNCELLDYVQKHTGAKILLALKAFAMPAVFPLISEYLHGVCASGPIEAQMGREEFGREVHTYSPAFTDEQFERTVRYSDHIVFNSVSQWKLFKDKIPAEKEVGLRVNPGHAEVEVDLYNPCISGSRFGVNPADLEGVDLKGIDGLHFHAMCEQNSDVLVRILESFEKRFGHLIPQMKWINFGGGHHITRDDYDVDLLIETVLSFRERYNGIRVYLEPGEAVVLNAGVFVTSVLDTIKNGVDIAVMDCSAETHMPDVLAMPYRPHLIEADEAGKKAHTYKLGGISCLAGDFIGTYSFEHELKRGDRLVFTDMALYSFVKNTSFNGVELPDLAVFDNSGAVEVVRRFGYADYKGRLS; translated from the coding sequence TTGAGAGACAAAAAGGCTCTTGCCGATTTCCCGAAAGAGATAACAGGCAGGGTAAAAACTCCCTGCTACCTCATAAGCCGTGACGTAATAAAGTGCAACTGCGAGTTGCTTGATTATGTCCAGAAACATACAGGGGCAAAAATCCTGCTGGCTCTGAAAGCATTTGCTATGCCTGCGGTTTTCCCTCTGATATCTGAATATCTCCACGGCGTATGTGCCAGCGGACCGATAGAAGCACAGATGGGGCGTGAGGAATTCGGCAGAGAGGTGCATACATACAGCCCCGCTTTCACTGATGAACAATTTGAGCGCACCGTAAGATATTCTGACCATATAGTTTTTAACTCTGTAAGCCAGTGGAAGCTTTTCAAAGATAAGATACCGGCAGAGAAAGAAGTAGGTTTGAGAGTTAATCCGGGGCACGCAGAGGTTGAGGTTGATCTTTATAACCCCTGCATCTCAGGATCACGGTTCGGTGTTAATCCCGCCGACCTCGAAGGTGTTGACCTAAAAGGAATTGACGGTCTGCATTTCCACGCAATGTGCGAGCAGAACTCTGATGTTCTTGTCCGCATACTTGAAAGCTTTGAAAAGCGCTTCGGTCATTTAATCCCACAGATGAAGTGGATTAACTTCGGCGGCGGACATCACATCACAAGGGACGACTACGATGTTGACCTGCTTATTGAAACAGTACTCAGCTTCCGTGAACGTTACAATGGGATCAGGGTTTACCTTGAACCGGGTGAGGCCGTTGTGCTGAACGCAGGTGTGTTCGTAACGTCTGTTCTGGACACTATAAAGAACGGTGTTGATATCGCTGTAATGGACTGCTCCGCAGAAACACACATGCCCGATGTACTCGCTATGCCTTACCGTCCGCACCTGATAGAAGCGGATGAGGCAGGGAAAAAAGCACACACATACAAATTAGGCGGCATATCATGTCTTGCGGGTGATTTCATCGGAACATATTCATTTGAACACGAGCTTAAGCGAGGCGACAGACTGGTTTTCACAGATATGGCACTCTACTCATTTGTCAAGAATACGAGTTTCAACGGGGTTGAACTTCCGGATCTTGCGGTATTTGACAACTCCGGCGCTGTCGAGGTCGTACGCAGATTCGGCTACGCAGACTATAAGGGGCGATTATCATGA
- a CDS encoding ArsC family (seleno)protein, which produces MMIDWMYFRAGCTSCKKAMAVFSHKDIEVKETVEARKIKIEPDEAWEMLSSGKKIIVAKGNKFVETDTADADRFDILQIAMGRSGTLRAPTIRIGDTWIVGYNEEVYNTKI; this is translated from the coding sequence ATGATGATTGACTGGATGTATTTCCGAGCCGGATGCACTTCCTGTAAAAAAGCAATGGCGGTCTTCAGCCACAAAGATATTGAAGTCAAAGAAACTGTTGAAGCCAGAAAGATTAAGATTGAGCCTGACGAGGCGTGGGAAATGCTCTCTTCCGGTAAAAAGATCATAGTAGCCAAGGGGAATAAATTTGTAGAAACAGACACTGCGGATGCCGACAGATTTGACATTCTCCAGATAGCAATGGGCAGAAGCGGGACACTGCGTGCACCAACAATACGAATAGGCGACACATGGATTGTCGGCTACAACGAAGAGGTCTACAATACTAAGATATGA